The following are encoded in a window of Lampris incognitus isolate fLamInc1 chromosome 15, fLamInc1.hap2, whole genome shotgun sequence genomic DNA:
- the stum gene encoding protein stum homolog: MAEKEGGREQGRGKDGDDLGGKAVVGAQTAGGGVVIEVREKKGPLRAAIPTMPFPLAVICLFLNTFIPGLGTFISALTVLCGARNELVSERGVCCVFWLNVAAALIQILTAVIMVGWIMSIFWGMDMVILAISDGCRDQGIPQEV; the protein is encoded by the exons AtggcagagaaagagggaggaagagaacaGGGGAGAGGGAAGGACGGGGATGATTTAGGAGGGAAAGCAGTGGTTGGGGCCCAAACAGCTGGCGGAGGAGTGGTAATTGAGGTCCGGGAGAAGAAAGGACCACTTCGGGCTGCAATACCCACAATGCCTTTCCCTCTGGCCGTCATCTGCTTGTTTCTCAACACCTTTATACCTGGACTAG gtACCTTCATCTCAGCGTTGACGGTGCTGTGTGGAGCTCGTAACGAGCTGGTCTCAGAGCGCGGCGTGTGCTGTGTGTTTTGGCTGAATGTAGCGGCCGCCCTCATCCAGATACTGACGGCTGTAATCATGGTTGGATGGATCATGAGCATCTTCTGGGGAATGGACATGGTCATCCTGGCTA TCTCCGATg gcTGTAGAGACCAAGGAATCCCCCAGGAGGTTTGA